A portion of the Pseudomonas protegens CHA0 genome contains these proteins:
- a CDS encoding dihydroorotase, translated as MSRILIRNARLVNEGREFDADVLVAHGRIDTIGSLDHLSAEIEIDARGQWLLPGMIDDQVHFRDPGAPDKGSLYSESRAAVAGGITSFMDMPNTSPATLDLAALNDKKRRAASVSVANYGFHFGVSNDNLDLVAALDPTEVAGVKVFMGASTGNMLVDDPEVLDRLFRQVPTLLLAHCEHTPSIQARQQRWLQLYGEQIPAAAHPHIRDAEACFRSSSLAVELAKKHGTRLHVLHLTSARELALFEDRPLAQKRITAEVCVHHLLFDDRDYPRLGHLIKCNPAIKTQADRDALRQALNSQRLDVIGTDHAPHTWEQKQLPYSRAPSGLPLVQHALPALLELVADRVLPLTTLVEKTSHRVADLFAIPDRGYLREGYWADLVLVRAEPTGLAVDSQPILAHCGWTPFAGQRFRHSVSSTLVSGQLAWHQGRLYDDCQGLPLRFTR; from the coding sequence ATGAGCCGAATCCTCATCCGCAATGCCCGCCTGGTGAACGAAGGGCGCGAATTCGACGCCGATGTGCTGGTGGCGCACGGGCGCATCGACACCATCGGCAGCCTGGACCACCTCAGCGCCGAGATCGAAATCGACGCCCGCGGCCAGTGGCTGCTGCCGGGCATGATCGACGACCAGGTGCACTTTCGCGACCCCGGCGCGCCGGACAAGGGCAGCCTGTACAGCGAGTCGCGGGCGGCGGTGGCCGGTGGCATCACCAGCTTCATGGACATGCCCAACACCTCGCCGGCGACCCTGGATCTTGCCGCCCTGAACGACAAGAAGCGCCGCGCAGCGAGCGTTTCGGTGGCCAACTATGGCTTTCACTTCGGGGTCAGCAACGACAACCTCGACCTCGTCGCCGCCCTGGACCCCACGGAGGTGGCCGGGGTCAAGGTGTTCATGGGGGCCTCCACCGGCAACATGCTGGTGGACGATCCCGAGGTGCTGGACCGGCTGTTCCGCCAGGTGCCGACCCTGCTCCTGGCCCACTGCGAACACACCCCCAGCATCCAGGCCCGGCAACAGCGCTGGCTGCAACTCTATGGCGAGCAGATTCCCGCCGCCGCCCACCCGCACATCCGCGATGCCGAGGCCTGCTTTCGCTCCTCATCCCTGGCGGTGGAACTGGCGAAGAAACACGGCACCCGCCTGCACGTGCTGCACCTGACCAGCGCCCGGGAACTGGCGCTGTTCGAGGACCGGCCCCTGGCGCAAAAGCGCATCACCGCCGAGGTCTGCGTACATCACCTGCTGTTCGATGACCGCGACTACCCGCGCCTCGGCCACCTGATCAAATGCAACCCGGCGATCAAGACCCAGGCCGATCGCGATGCCCTGCGCCAGGCCCTGAACAGCCAGCGCCTGGATGTCATCGGCACCGACCACGCGCCCCATACCTGGGAGCAGAAACAGCTGCCTTACAGCCGCGCGCCCTCCGGCCTGCCGCTGGTGCAGCATGCATTGCCAGCGCTGCTGGAACTGGTGGCCGACCGGGTGCTGCCCCTGACCACCCTGGTGGAAAAAACCAGCCACCGAGTCGCCGACCTGTTCGCCATTCCCGATCGCGGCTACCTGCGCGAAGGCTACTGGGCCGACCTGGTGCTGGTCCGCGCCGAGCCCACAGGCCTGGCCGTGGACAGCCAGCCAATCCTCGCCCACTGCGGCTGGACGCCCTTTGCCGGCCAGCGCTTTCGCCACAGCGTCAGCAGCACCCTGGTGTCGGGCCAGCTCGCCTGGCACCAGGGCCGCCTGTACGACGACTGTCAGGGCCTGCCCCTGCGCTTCACCCGTTAA
- the thrS gene encoding threonine--tRNA ligase: MIRITLPDGACREYDQPLSVFEVAASIGSGLAKAAVAGRVNGQLVDCDYLLHSDARLSIVTARDPEGLEVLRHSCAHLLAMAVKQLFPSAQVAIGPVIEDGFFYDFAYERPFTPEDLELIEARMHSLAATNHSVRRRELSREQALQHFADLGEHYKVELIRDLPPDAVLSLYRQGDFEDLCRGPHLRSTGQLRAFKLTKVAGAYWRGDARNAPLQRIYGTCWGTRPELEAYLLRLEQAQQRDHRKLGQQLDLFHFDDCAPGSVFWHAKGWTLFQELIGYMRRRQEQAGYQEVNTPDVMDRGLWETSGHWQNYRDHMFTTTTQDQRTFALKPMNCPGAVAIFGHGRKSYRDLPLRIAEFGKVHRYEPSGALHGLLRVRHFTQDDAHIFCTPQQMQSECAATIALVFDIYKEFGFDQVAVKLSTRPDHRIGSDEVWDQLEEALVGALQSMHIDYRINPGEGAFYGPKLEFVLRDAIGRDWQCGTLQVDLNLPERFAISYIDERGERCQPVMLHRALFGSLERFIGILLEHHGGALPLWLAPQQAVVLNISEAQADYARAISDSLRRHGLRASADLRNEKIGYKIREHSLQKVPYLLVVGEKEKDGGYVSLRSRNGEDLGRLSLEQALARMR; encoded by the coding sequence ATGATCCGCATCACCCTGCCTGATGGCGCGTGCCGTGAGTACGACCAGCCGTTGTCCGTTTTCGAGGTGGCCGCCAGCATCGGCAGCGGCCTGGCCAAGGCCGCCGTGGCCGGGCGAGTGAACGGCCAACTGGTGGACTGTGACTACCTGTTGCACAGCGACGCCCGCTTGAGCATCGTCACTGCCCGCGACCCCGAGGGCCTGGAAGTACTGCGCCACTCCTGCGCGCACCTGCTGGCGATGGCGGTGAAACAGCTGTTCCCCTCGGCGCAGGTGGCCATCGGCCCGGTGATCGAGGATGGCTTCTTCTACGACTTCGCCTACGAGCGCCCCTTCACCCCAGAGGACCTGGAACTGATCGAGGCGCGCATGCATAGCCTGGCCGCCACCAATCATTCGGTGCGCCGCCGGGAATTGTCCCGGGAGCAGGCCCTGCAGCATTTCGCCGACCTGGGCGAGCACTACAAGGTCGAGCTGATCCGCGACTTGCCGCCAGATGCCGTGCTTTCGCTGTACCGTCAAGGGGATTTCGAAGATTTGTGCCGTGGGCCACACCTGCGTTCCACTGGCCAACTGCGCGCCTTCAAGCTGACCAAGGTGGCCGGAGCCTACTGGCGCGGCGACGCCCGCAACGCACCGCTGCAGCGGATCTACGGCACCTGCTGGGGCACCCGCCCGGAACTTGAGGCCTACCTGTTGCGCCTGGAACAGGCGCAACAGCGCGACCACCGTAAGCTCGGCCAGCAGCTGGATCTGTTCCATTTCGACGACTGCGCGCCGGGCTCGGTGTTCTGGCACGCCAAGGGCTGGACCCTGTTCCAGGAACTGATCGGCTACATGCGCAGGCGCCAGGAACAGGCCGGCTACCAGGAAGTGAACACCCCCGACGTGATGGACCGCGGCCTCTGGGAAACCTCCGGGCACTGGCAGAACTACCGCGACCACATGTTCACCACCACCACGCAAGACCAGCGCACCTTCGCCCTCAAGCCGATGAACTGCCCCGGCGCGGTGGCGATCTTCGGTCATGGCCGCAAGAGTTACCGCGACCTGCCACTGCGCATCGCCGAGTTCGGCAAAGTCCACCGCTACGAACCTTCAGGGGCCCTGCACGGCCTGTTGCGAGTGCGCCATTTCACCCAGGACGACGCCCACATCTTCTGCACCCCGCAACAGATGCAAAGCGAATGCGCCGCCACCATTGCCCTGGTATTCGACATCTACAAGGAGTTCGGTTTCGACCAGGTGGCGGTGAAGCTCTCGACCCGCCCCGACCACCGCATCGGCAGCGATGAGGTCTGGGACCAGCTGGAAGAGGCCCTGGTCGGTGCCTTGCAGAGCATGCACATCGACTACCGGATCAACCCCGGGGAAGGTGCCTTCTACGGCCCCAAGCTGGAGTTCGTGCTGCGCGACGCCATCGGTCGCGACTGGCAGTGCGGCACTCTGCAGGTGGACCTCAACCTGCCCGAGCGCTTCGCCATCAGCTACATCGACGAGCGCGGCGAACGCTGCCAGCCGGTGATGCTGCACCGGGCGCTGTTTGGTTCCCTGGAACGCTTCATCGGCATTCTCCTGGAACACCATGGCGGCGCCCTGCCCCTGTGGCTGGCACCGCAACAAGCGGTGGTGCTGAACATCAGCGAAGCCCAGGCCGACTACGCCCGGGCCATCAGCGACAGCTTGCGCCGTCACGGGCTGCGGGCCAGCGCCGACCTGCGCAACGAAAAGATCGGCTACAAGATTCGCGAACACAGCCTGCAGAAAGTGCCTTACCTGCTAGTGGTCGGGGAAAAGGAAAAGGACGGAGGCTACGTCAGCCTGCGCAGCCGAAATGGCGAAGACCTGGGCCGCCTGAGCCTGGAGCAGGCCCTGGCCCGGATGCGCTAG
- a CDS encoding DUF3617 domain-containing protein, translated as MKLRLLGWALAAGLALPVVAQAQMLQPGLWELTSSNMKIDDQNMPDLSLILGQLQQQMTPQQRAMLEKQGVTMGGKGIRVCLTPAQVQSDTIPLQDPQSGCQQQVTERSGNQWKFRFSCPKAQGNGVATFISDREFTTNVAGTFNATGLQQKGSMDTRAVWLGQDCGTVKPRAS; from the coding sequence ATGAAACTTCGTTTACTGGGTTGGGCCTTGGCGGCAGGGTTGGCGCTTCCGGTGGTGGCGCAGGCGCAGATGCTGCAGCCGGGGTTGTGGGAGCTGACCAGCAGCAACATGAAGATCGACGACCAGAACATGCCGGACCTGTCGCTGATTCTCGGCCAGTTGCAGCAGCAGATGACCCCGCAACAGCGGGCGATGCTGGAGAAACAGGGTGTGACCATGGGCGGCAAGGGGATTCGGGTGTGCCTGACACCGGCCCAGGTGCAGTCGGACACCATCCCGCTGCAGGACCCGCAGTCGGGTTGCCAGCAGCAGGTGACCGAACGCAGTGGCAATCAATGGAAGTTCCGCTTCAGTTGCCCCAAGGCCCAGGGCAATGGAGTGGCCACGTTCATCAGCGATCGTGAGTTCACCACCAACGTGGCCGGCACCTTCAACGCCACCGGCCTGCAGCAGAAGGGCAGCATGGACACCCGCGCGGTGTGGCTGGGCCAGGACTGCGGCACGGTCAAACCCCGCGCCTCCTGA